One segment of Carya illinoinensis cultivar Pawnee chromosome 1, C.illinoinensisPawnee_v1, whole genome shotgun sequence DNA contains the following:
- the LOC122309493 gene encoding BON1-associated protein 2-like, protein MFSMASSTLEITVISGEDIRNNRKPVKKNAFAVIRTDSQPLCRTEMDKDGGSYPYWNEKHNVEIPQHARFITVEVQCKTSVGDKTLGMARIPVSDFVGGFVPQSYLHFLSYRLRNSNGERNGIINVSVKAKVPEYAASSCSSTATTIGVPFGKTPCYGGVVPGVPIGVPIMKQYYQG, encoded by the coding sequence ATGTTTAGCATGGCATCCAGCACCCTTGAGATCACTGTGATCTCCGGTGAAGATATAAGAAACAACCGGAAACCCGTCAAGAAGAATGCTTTCGCCGTAATCCGAACGGATTCGCAGCCACTCTGCAGAACGGAGATGGACAAGGACGGCGGGAGCTATCCCTACTGGAATGAAAAGCATAACGTGGAAATCCCACAGCATGCGCGGTTTATAACAGTAGAGGTACAATGTAAGACCTCCGTCGGGGACAAAACATTGGGGATGGCAAGGATTCCGGTGTCAGATTTCGTCGGAGGTTTTGTGCCGCAGAGTTATCTGCATTTTTTGAGTTACAGATTGAGAAACAGTAATGGGGAGCGGAATGGGATTATCAATGTCTCTGTTAAGGCAAAAGTCCCAGAATATGCAGCCTCATCGTGTTCGAGTACTGCCACCACCATTGGGGTACCTTTCGGGAAGACTCCGTGTTATGGAGGGGTTGTCCCTGGCGTTCCTATTGGTGTTCCTATCATGAAACAGTACTATCAAGGCTAG